The proteins below are encoded in one region of Winogradskyella helgolandensis:
- a CDS encoding T9SS type A sorting domain-containing protein, giving the protein MRLKLLFLLFFITANSFAQVSSTQIDNNRTSLNSIEIQDSEFTIAPNPAKNKLNIKLHNTNEDLKLEVFDVLGKRIYNGVITKLVSTIDVSNWKSGVYLVRITDDTETHTKRFIKQ; this is encoded by the coding sequence ATGAGACTAAAATTACTTTTTTTACTATTTTTTATAACAGCAAATTCATTTGCTCAGGTATCTTCAACTCAAATTGATAATAACCGAACGAGCCTAAATTCAATTGAAATTCAAGATAGTGAATTTACAATTGCGCCTAATCCTGCTAAAAATAAACTTAATATTAAGTTGCACAATACAAATGAAGATTTAAAATTAGAAGTCTTTGATGTATTAGGAAAACGAATTTATAATGGTGTAATTACAAAATTAGTATCAACAATAGACGTTTCTAATTGGAAAAGTGGAGTGTATTTGGTTAGAATAACTGATGATACAGAAACACACACTAAACGTTTTATTAAACAGTAA